A section of the Meles meles chromosome 8, mMelMel3.1 paternal haplotype, whole genome shotgun sequence genome encodes:
- the LOC123949075 gene encoding 60S ribosomal protein L27a-like, translated as MPSRLRKTRKLRGHVSHGHGRIGKHRKHPGGRGNAGGMHHHRINFDKYHPGYFGKVGMRHYHLKRNQSFCPTVNLDKLWTLVSEQTRVNAAKNKTGAAPIIDVVRSGYYKVLGKGKLPKQPVIVNAKFFSRRAEEKIKGVGGACVLVA; from the coding sequence ATGCCTTCCAGACTGAGGAAGACCCGGAAACTTCGGGGCCACGTGAGCCACGGCCACGGCCGCATCGGCAAGCACCGGAAGCATCCAGGAGGCCGGGGTAATGCTGGTGGCATGCATCACCATAGGATCAACTTCGACAAATATCACCCAGGTTACTTTGGAAAAGTTGGTATGAGACATTACCACTTAAAGAGGAACCAGAGCTTCTGCCCAACTGTCAATCTTGATAAACTGTGGACCTTAGTTAGTGAGCAGACACGGGTAAATGCCGCCAAAAACAAGACTGGAGCTGCTCCTATCATTGATGTGGTGCGATCAGGCTACTACAAAGTTTTGGGAAAGGGGAAACTCCCAAAACAGCCTGTCATCGTGAATGCCAAATTCTTCAGTAGAAGAGCAGAGGAGAAGATTAAGGgtgttgggggcgcctgtgtTCTAGTAGCTTGA